Proteins found in one Quercus robur chromosome 2, dhQueRobu3.1, whole genome shotgun sequence genomic segment:
- the LOC126712947 gene encoding probable L-type lectin-domain containing receptor kinase S.5 isoform X4, translating into MEAGKIASLSSVMDPVTFSFPTFNTESCSNRELICMGSATAVDGYLSITPEPQHGNFTQLKTKVGRVLYSHPMLAWPANISTIFTVRISPFQNSTDSGDGMAFIIAPNHDPSPPDSHGFFLGILDRSTEGVVRQLAVELDTYKNEYDLDGNHIGIDTTSMTNPIAAKSLDYTGIELKSGRDIKVKIDYDGWKKMLQISVGYSRKPLVTVLEQSIIMSDTVPSSVFVGFTGSTGLVSESHRVIDWVFTSVPLPSSSIHNGHEKDNKIKKIVLVSVTTFFMALLVIVTCVFLPSVLRKLRKKNQRDLDIETQSRNAANVPKMFTYKQLSKATRNFSKENLLGKGGFGSVYRGIISVPPKVVAVKKISATSKQGEREYMAEICTIGRMRHKNIVQLQGWCHEGENLLLVYEFMSNGSLDRFIGNEFLDWETRYKILTGLASALLYLHEECGNPVVHRDIKPNNVMLDSDFNAHLGDFGLARILQNDASVTTMLAGTPGYLAPEIGFIGKATPESDVYSFGMVVLEVVCGKRSKDTVAEYGLVDYVWNLYGENGLVECVDQMLQGKFDEEQVKRTLIVGLACLHPDSMFRPKMRRVVNILMDPNEPLMNLPGNRPSGVYVVFPTNSSTFPTATDSSALLQSSTASLMNSNEPLMNSPGNRPSGVYVFFSSNSSTSTTATDGSALLQSSMASLMNPNEPLMNLPGNRPSGEHVSFSSTSSTSTTTTDINFGSKSGPALLQSSMPSLDEIEVQSD; encoded by the exons ATGGAGGCTGGAAAAATTG CTTCTTTGAGCTCCGTGATGGACCCTGTCACCTTCTCTTTCCCCACATTCAATACTGAAAGTTGCAGCAATAGAGAGCTTATTTGCATGGGTTCAGCGACTGCAGTCGATGGATATTTGAGCATTACACCGGAGCCACAACACGGAAATTTCACTCAGCTAAAAACCAAGGTTGGCCGGGTTCTGTATTCACACCCTATGCTTGCATGGCCAGCCAATATCTCAACCATCTTCACTGTTAGAatttctcccttccagaattcaACTGATTCAGGAGATGGAATGGCTTTTATTATTGCACCAAATCATGATCCGTCGCCACCAGATAGCCATGGCTTCTTTCTCGGAATCCTTGATCGGTCAACCGAAG GTGTTGTTCGGCAATTAGCTGTGGAGCTTGATACCTACAAGAATGAATATGATTTAGACGGAAACCATATTGGCATTGACACAACAAGCATGACAAATCCGATTGCAGCAAAGAGTCTTGACTACACTGGCATTGAGCTCAAAAGTGGAAGAGATATCAAGGTCAAAATTGACTATGATGGTTggaaaaaaatgctacaaatttCAGTTGGATATTCTAGGAAACCATTAGTGACCGTTCTCGAACAATCAATAATCATGTCTGACACAGTTCCAAGCTCCGTTTTCGTGGGCTTTACGGGTTCTACGGGGCTCGTCTCAGAAAGTCATAGGGTCATTGATTGGGTTTTCACATCAGTGCCATTGCCATCCTCTTCCATCCACAATGGGCATGAAAAGGACAACAAAATCAAGAAGATCGTATTGGTTAgtgttacaacatttttcatggcTTTGTTGGTTATAGTGACTTGCGTGTTTCTTCCATCTGTTTTAAGAAAGCTAAGGAAGAAAAATCAGAGAGATCTAGATATAGAAACTCAATCTAGGAATGCAGCAAATGTCCCTAAGATGTTTACGTACAAGCAGCTTTCAAAAGCTACTCGCAACTTCAGCAAGGAAAACTTGTTGGGTAAGGGTGGATTTGGAAGTGTTTACAGAGGTATTATCTCGGTTCCTCCAAAAGTCGTAGCTGTCAAGAAGATTTCGGCAACCTCAAAACAAG GTGAAAGAGAGTATATGGCAGAAATATGCACCATAGGACGCATGCGGCACAAAAATATTGTGCAACTACAAGGTTGGTGCCATGAGGGAGAGAATCTACTCCTAGTGTATGAATTTATGTCAAATGGTAGCCTAGACCGTTTCATAGGAAATGAGTTTCTTGACTGGGAAACTAGGTACAAAATATTGACAGGGTTGGCCTCGGCATTACTGTACCTGCACGAAGAATGTGGTAACCCTGTGGTTCATCGAGACATTAAGCCCAACAATGTAATGTTAGACTCTGATTTCAATGCTCATCTTGGTGATTTCGGTCTTGCAAGAATTCTCCAAAATGATGCCTCTGTTACAACTATGCTAGCTGGGACTCCAGGATATTTGGCACCAGAAATAGGCTTCATAGGAAAGGCTACCCCAGAATCTGATGTGTATAGCTTTGGCATGGTAGTACTTGAAGTTGTGTGTGGGAAAAGATCAAAGGATACCGTGGCTGAATATGGTCTAGTAGACTATGTATGGAATTTATACGGGGAAAATGGATTGGTCGAGTGTGTGGACCAAATGCTCCAAGGCAAATTTGACGAGGAGCAAGTGAAGAGGACATTGATTGTAGGGCTTGCTTGTTTGCATCCAGATTCAATGTTCCGGCCCAAGATGAGAAGAGTGGTGAATATTCTTATGGACCCAAACGAGCCCCTAATGAATTTGCCAGGAAATCGACCTAGTGGAGTATATGTTGTTTTCCCTACTAATTCTTCTACTTTCCCAACAGCCACTGATAGCTCTGCATTGCTTCAATCATCTACGGCATCGCTTATGAACTCAAATGAACCCTTAATGAATTCGCCAGGAAATCGACCTAGTGGAGTATAtgtatttttctcttctaaTTCTTCTACTTCCACAACAGCCACTGATGGCTCTGCATTACTTCAATCATCTATGGCATCGCTTATGAACCCAAACGAGCCCTTAATGAATTTGCCAGGAAATCGACCTAGTGGAGAACATGTATCGTTCTCTTCTACTTCTTCTACTTCCACAACAACCACGGATATCAATTTTGGCTCAAAAAGTGGCCCTGCATTGCTTCAATCATCTATGCCATCGCTAGATGAGATTGAG
- the LOC126712947 gene encoding probable L-type lectin-domain containing receptor kinase S.5 isoform X1 has product MLIRNCLWFMLCPLTTTMLSLLFFSTFLIQASLSSVMDPVTFSFPTFNTESCSNRELICMGSATAVDGYLSITPEPQHGNFTQLKTKVGRVLYSHPMLAWPANISTIFTVRISPFQNSTDSGDGMAFIIAPNHDPSPPDSHGFFLGILDRSTEGVVRQLAVELDTYKNEYDLDGNHIGIDTTSMTNPIAAKSLDYTGIELKSGRDIKVKIDYDGWKKMLQISVGYSRKPLVTVLEQSIIMSDTVPSSVFVGFTGSTGLVSESHRVIDWVFTSVPLPSSSIHNGHEKDNKIKKIVLVSVTTFFMALLVIVTCVFLPSVLRKLRKKNQRDLDIETQSRNAANVPKMFTYKQLSKATRNFSKENLLGKGGFGSVYRGIISVPPKVVAVKKISATSKQGEREYMAEICTIGRMRHKNIVQLQGWCHEGENLLLVYEFMSNGSLDRFIGNEFLDWETRYKILTGLASALLYLHEECGNPVVHRDIKPNNVMLDSDFNAHLGDFGLARILQNDASVTTMLAGTPGYLAPEIGFIGKATPESDVYSFGMVVLEVVCGKRSKDTVAEYGLVDYVWNLYGENGLVECVDQMLQGKFDEEQVKRTLIVGLACLHPDSMFRPKMRRVVNILMDPNEPLMNLPGNRPSGVYVVFPTNSSTFPTATDSSALLQSSTASLMNSNEPLMNSPGNRPSGVYVFFSSNSSTSTTATDGSALLQSSMASLMNPNEPLMNLPGNRPSGEHVSFSSTSSTSTTTTDINFGSKSGPALLQSSMPSLDEIEVQSD; this is encoded by the exons ATGCTCATAAGAAACTGTCTTTGGTTTATGCTGTGTCCCTTAACTACAACCATGCTTTCGCTTTTGTTCTTCTCTACCTTTCTTATTCAAGCTTCTTTGAGCTCCGTGATGGACCCTGTCACCTTCTCTTTCCCCACATTCAATACTGAAAGTTGCAGCAATAGAGAGCTTATTTGCATGGGTTCAGCGACTGCAGTCGATGGATATTTGAGCATTACACCGGAGCCACAACACGGAAATTTCACTCAGCTAAAAACCAAGGTTGGCCGGGTTCTGTATTCACACCCTATGCTTGCATGGCCAGCCAATATCTCAACCATCTTCACTGTTAGAatttctcccttccagaattcaACTGATTCAGGAGATGGAATGGCTTTTATTATTGCACCAAATCATGATCCGTCGCCACCAGATAGCCATGGCTTCTTTCTCGGAATCCTTGATCGGTCAACCGAAG GTGTTGTTCGGCAATTAGCTGTGGAGCTTGATACCTACAAGAATGAATATGATTTAGACGGAAACCATATTGGCATTGACACAACAAGCATGACAAATCCGATTGCAGCAAAGAGTCTTGACTACACTGGCATTGAGCTCAAAAGTGGAAGAGATATCAAGGTCAAAATTGACTATGATGGTTggaaaaaaatgctacaaatttCAGTTGGATATTCTAGGAAACCATTAGTGACCGTTCTCGAACAATCAATAATCATGTCTGACACAGTTCCAAGCTCCGTTTTCGTGGGCTTTACGGGTTCTACGGGGCTCGTCTCAGAAAGTCATAGGGTCATTGATTGGGTTTTCACATCAGTGCCATTGCCATCCTCTTCCATCCACAATGGGCATGAAAAGGACAACAAAATCAAGAAGATCGTATTGGTTAgtgttacaacatttttcatggcTTTGTTGGTTATAGTGACTTGCGTGTTTCTTCCATCTGTTTTAAGAAAGCTAAGGAAGAAAAATCAGAGAGATCTAGATATAGAAACTCAATCTAGGAATGCAGCAAATGTCCCTAAGATGTTTACGTACAAGCAGCTTTCAAAAGCTACTCGCAACTTCAGCAAGGAAAACTTGTTGGGTAAGGGTGGATTTGGAAGTGTTTACAGAGGTATTATCTCGGTTCCTCCAAAAGTCGTAGCTGTCAAGAAGATTTCGGCAACCTCAAAACAAG GTGAAAGAGAGTATATGGCAGAAATATGCACCATAGGACGCATGCGGCACAAAAATATTGTGCAACTACAAGGTTGGTGCCATGAGGGAGAGAATCTACTCCTAGTGTATGAATTTATGTCAAATGGTAGCCTAGACCGTTTCATAGGAAATGAGTTTCTTGACTGGGAAACTAGGTACAAAATATTGACAGGGTTGGCCTCGGCATTACTGTACCTGCACGAAGAATGTGGTAACCCTGTGGTTCATCGAGACATTAAGCCCAACAATGTAATGTTAGACTCTGATTTCAATGCTCATCTTGGTGATTTCGGTCTTGCAAGAATTCTCCAAAATGATGCCTCTGTTACAACTATGCTAGCTGGGACTCCAGGATATTTGGCACCAGAAATAGGCTTCATAGGAAAGGCTACCCCAGAATCTGATGTGTATAGCTTTGGCATGGTAGTACTTGAAGTTGTGTGTGGGAAAAGATCAAAGGATACCGTGGCTGAATATGGTCTAGTAGACTATGTATGGAATTTATACGGGGAAAATGGATTGGTCGAGTGTGTGGACCAAATGCTCCAAGGCAAATTTGACGAGGAGCAAGTGAAGAGGACATTGATTGTAGGGCTTGCTTGTTTGCATCCAGATTCAATGTTCCGGCCCAAGATGAGAAGAGTGGTGAATATTCTTATGGACCCAAACGAGCCCCTAATGAATTTGCCAGGAAATCGACCTAGTGGAGTATATGTTGTTTTCCCTACTAATTCTTCTACTTTCCCAACAGCCACTGATAGCTCTGCATTGCTTCAATCATCTACGGCATCGCTTATGAACTCAAATGAACCCTTAATGAATTCGCCAGGAAATCGACCTAGTGGAGTATAtgtatttttctcttctaaTTCTTCTACTTCCACAACAGCCACTGATGGCTCTGCATTACTTCAATCATCTATGGCATCGCTTATGAACCCAAACGAGCCCTTAATGAATTTGCCAGGAAATCGACCTAGTGGAGAACATGTATCGTTCTCTTCTACTTCTTCTACTTCCACAACAACCACGGATATCAATTTTGGCTCAAAAAGTGGCCCTGCATTGCTTCAATCATCTATGCCATCGCTAGATGAGATTGAG